Proteins encoded within one genomic window of Actinoplanes octamycinicus:
- a CDS encoding serine/threonine protein kinase encodes MRHRSSPGLAGSVARTWEVVDRLDQMVGTLTEALHSEMSPAGVERQVAEVRAETSRAVAAAHGERDDARRDAEQAATATAAAQQIAAAATAERDEARQRAVESERAAEEAGKREQAAVAARDEAVRAATAAAALRERAEAERDAAADELSATRRELQETKGQRDGAERDLAAALREHNEFRRAAEEATARADEALAVARKDAAELREAAGKADRRAQAAEETAAAAVARAEEATAAAVARAEQSAAEVAEVRRELAAVAADRDGLRRQLDDLDRVRTDLARAADERADLERRLAAARADADAAHQRVAQLTGQVSDLASALAALGSARPAPAPAQATSPEG; translated from the coding sequence ATGCGGCATCGCTCCTCGCCGGGGCTGGCCGGTTCGGTGGCCCGCACCTGGGAGGTGGTGGACCGCCTCGACCAGATGGTCGGCACGCTGACCGAGGCGTTGCATTCGGAGATGTCGCCGGCCGGGGTGGAACGGCAGGTCGCCGAGGTGCGCGCGGAGACCTCGCGGGCGGTGGCGGCCGCGCACGGCGAGCGGGACGACGCGCGCCGGGACGCCGAGCAGGCGGCGACCGCGACGGCGGCGGCGCAGCAGATCGCGGCGGCGGCGACCGCGGAGCGCGACGAGGCCCGGCAGCGGGCCGTCGAGTCGGAGCGGGCCGCCGAGGAGGCCGGCAAGCGGGAGCAGGCCGCGGTCGCGGCGCGGGACGAGGCGGTGCGGGCGGCGACGGCCGCGGCGGCGCTGCGGGAGCGGGCCGAGGCGGAGCGGGACGCGGCCGCCGACGAGTTGTCCGCGACGCGGCGGGAGCTGCAGGAGACCAAGGGTCAGCGGGACGGCGCCGAGCGGGATCTGGCGGCGGCGTTGCGCGAGCACAACGAGTTCCGGCGGGCGGCGGAGGAGGCGACCGCGCGGGCCGACGAGGCGCTGGCGGTGGCCCGCAAGGATGCCGCGGAGCTGCGGGAGGCGGCCGGGAAGGCGGACCGCCGGGCGCAGGCCGCGGAGGAGACGGCCGCGGCGGCGGTCGCGCGGGCCGAGGAGGCGACGGCGGCGGCGGTCGCGCGCGCGGAGCAGTCCGCGGCGGAGGTGGCCGAGGTGCGGCGGGAGCTGGCCGCGGTGGCGGCGGACCGGGACGGGCTGCGGCGGCAGCTAGACGATCTCGACCGGGTTCGCACGGATCTGGCGCGGGCCGCCGACGAGCGGGCCGATCTGGAGCGGCGGCTGGCGGCGGCGCGGGCCGACGCGGACGCCGCGCACCAGCGGGTGGCGCAACTCACCGGCCAGGTGAGCGATCTGGCCTCGGCGCTGGCCGCGCTCGGGTCGGCGCGGCCGGCCCCGGCGCCGGCCCAGGCCACGTCGCCGGAGGGCTGA
- a CDS encoding phosphotransferase enzyme family protein, translating to MTGPDPETCARWRLTPGPLLSARSTHTWAVTRDGRPHILQRVDPADQPDWRYPLRVAAALRAHGWPAPELAEEPRVTPTGVWLLTFRLPGRPRVSTGADSPEQQRDRGRRLAELHATLAGSGITGQRGGFREPAEVVTDPAVEGTLVAYEKLHPDDGALLRAGREAVAAWFAANPADAAPRGVLHGDFTPWNLLFEGDRLTGVLDFEASHRSFLVADFALAWRGYQDAVISGYHEVRPLSDLERRLITPAYHAWLYLGLAGADGTTVDLRWNAAHLRRSPLQEH from the coding sequence GTGACCGGGCCGGATCCGGAGACCTGTGCGCGATGGCGGCTGACCCCGGGTCCGCTGCTGAGCGCCCGCTCCACCCATACCTGGGCGGTGACCCGCGACGGCCGCCCGCACATCCTGCAGCGGGTCGACCCGGCCGACCAGCCGGACTGGCGGTACCCCTTGCGGGTCGCGGCGGCGCTGCGCGCGCACGGCTGGCCGGCTCCGGAGCTCGCCGAGGAACCCCGGGTCACCCCGACCGGCGTCTGGCTGCTGACCTTCCGGTTGCCGGGCCGGCCCCGGGTCAGCACCGGCGCGGACAGCCCGGAGCAGCAGCGGGACCGGGGGCGGCGGCTCGCCGAGCTGCACGCCACCCTGGCCGGGAGCGGGATCACCGGGCAGCGCGGTGGCTTCCGGGAACCGGCCGAGGTGGTCACTGACCCGGCGGTGGAGGGGACGCTTGTCGCGTACGAAAAACTGCATCCGGACGACGGCGCCCTGTTGCGGGCGGGCCGCGAGGCGGTCGCCGCCTGGTTCGCGGCGAACCCGGCCGATGCCGCCCCGCGCGGCGTGCTGCACGGCGACTTCACCCCGTGGAACCTGCTCTTCGAGGGTGACCGGCTGACCGGCGTGCTGGACTTCGAGGCCAGCCACCGCAGCTTCCTGGTGGCCGATTTCGCGCTGGCCTGGCGCGGCTACCAGGATGCGGTGATCAGCGGTTACCACGAGGTGCGCCCGCTGTCCGACCTGGAGCGCCGGCTGATCACCCCAGCCTACCACGCCTGGCTCTACCTCGGCCTGGCCGGCGCGGACGGCACCACCGTGGACCTCCGCTGGAACGCCGCCCACCTGCGGCGATCCCCACTTCAGGAGCATTGA
- a CDS encoding TetR/AcrR family transcriptional regulator, with protein MGGEEILRAAAEFLGRRPNATQDEIAEAAGVSRATLHRHFAGRKALLEAIDALAVRELRQVLAEARLDEGTAGEALTRLIVASEPVSPFLSLLYSQSQAFETDEIDGDWIELDEALVALFRRGQEAGEFRTDLSAAWFTDALFGLVASAGWSVKVGRSAARDYAAMLTGLLLDGVRR; from the coding sequence ATGGGTGGTGAGGAGATTCTGCGGGCGGCGGCGGAGTTCTTGGGGCGGCGGCCTAACGCGACTCAGGACGAGATCGCGGAGGCGGCGGGGGTCAGCCGGGCGACGTTGCATCGGCACTTCGCGGGGCGGAAGGCGCTGCTGGAGGCGATTGACGCGCTGGCGGTTCGGGAGCTGCGGCAGGTGCTGGCGGAGGCGCGGCTTGACGAGGGGACCGCGGGGGAGGCGCTGACCCGGCTGATTGTGGCCAGTGAGCCGGTTTCGCCGTTTTTGTCGCTGCTGTATTCGCAGAGTCAGGCTTTTGAGACCGACGAGATCGACGGGGACTGGATCGAGTTGGACGAGGCGCTTGTCGCGCTGTTCCGGCGGGGGCAGGAGGCGGGGGAGTTCCGCACCGATCTGAGTGCGGCGTGGTTCACCGATGCGCTGTTCGGGCTGGTGGCGAGTGCTGGCTGGTCGGTGAAGGTGGGGCGGTCGGCGGCCCGGGACTATGCGGCGATGCTGACCGGGCTGCTGCTCGACGGGGTGCGGCGGTGA
- a CDS encoding MFS transporter, protein MLAVLLIAVDATVLSLATPFISRDLAPTGTQLLWIGDVYSFVLAGLLVTMGSLGDRIGRKRLLLIGATGFGAASALIAYAPTAEVLIAARALLGVAGATLMPSTLALIRNIFTDPRERSTAIGIWAASASAGAAFGPLVGGFLLEHFWWGSVFLINVPVMAVLVPVGHRLLPESRDPAPGPWDPASVLLSLTGMIGTVYAIKEVAAHGPRPAAAVAAVLGLGALTLFARRQLRLPHPLIDVRLFRHKIFAGVIGANLVSVLGLAGLVYFLSQYFQLVAGYSPLRAGLAELPATVAATVSGVLAGALVRRTSMRAALAGGIGLTGLAMAVLTVLRPDTGYPLLGAALFVLGAGVGIAFTLASDVVLSSVPKEQAGAASAVSETAYELGMALGIATIGSIVAGVYRTMTVPAGVPGGVRESLAAAVDTASGLPAGPAGELLVAARESFTSGLAVASGIGAVLLLAAAGAVWVVFRDHP, encoded by the coding sequence GTGCTGGCGGTGCTGCTGATCGCGGTGGACGCGACGGTGCTGAGTCTGGCGACGCCGTTCATCAGCCGGGACCTGGCACCGACCGGGACGCAGCTGCTCTGGATCGGCGACGTCTACTCGTTCGTGCTGGCCGGGCTGCTGGTGACGATGGGCAGCCTGGGCGACCGGATCGGGCGCAAGCGGCTGCTGCTGATCGGGGCGACCGGGTTCGGCGCCGCGTCCGCGCTGATCGCCTACGCGCCGACGGCGGAGGTGCTGATCGCGGCCCGGGCGTTGCTCGGCGTCGCCGGCGCCACCCTGATGCCGTCCACGCTGGCGCTGATCCGCAACATCTTCACCGATCCACGCGAGCGCAGCACCGCGATCGGCATCTGGGCGGCCAGCGCCTCGGCCGGCGCCGCCTTCGGCCCACTCGTCGGAGGGTTCCTGCTGGAGCACTTCTGGTGGGGTTCGGTCTTCCTGATCAACGTGCCGGTGATGGCGGTCCTGGTCCCGGTCGGCCACCGGCTGCTGCCCGAGTCCCGGGATCCGGCGCCCGGCCCGTGGGATCCGGCCAGCGTCCTGCTGTCGCTGACCGGCATGATCGGCACGGTCTACGCGATCAAGGAGGTCGCCGCGCACGGCCCCCGCCCGGCGGCCGCGGTCGCGGCGGTGCTCGGCCTGGGCGCGCTGACCCTCTTCGCCCGGCGGCAGTTGCGGCTGCCGCACCCGCTGATCGACGTCCGGCTGTTCCGGCACAAGATCTTCGCCGGGGTCATCGGGGCGAACCTGGTCTCCGTGCTCGGGCTGGCCGGCCTGGTCTACTTCCTGTCGCAGTACTTCCAGCTGGTCGCCGGCTACAGCCCGCTGCGGGCCGGGCTGGCCGAGCTGCCGGCCACCGTGGCCGCCACGGTCTCCGGCGTGCTGGCCGGCGCGCTGGTCCGGCGCACCTCGATGCGGGCCGCGCTGGCCGGCGGCATCGGGCTGACCGGGCTGGCCATGGCGGTGCTGACCGTGCTCCGGCCGGACACCGGCTATCCGCTGCTCGGGGCCGCGCTGTTCGTGCTCGGCGCCGGTGTCGGGATCGCCTTCACGCTGGCCAGCGACGTGGTGCTGAGCAGCGTGCCGAAGGAGCAGGCGGGCGCCGCGTCGGCGGTCTCCGAGACGGCCTACGAGCTGGGGATGGCGCTCGGGATCGCGACGATCGGGTCGATCGTGGCGGGCGTCTACCGGACCATGACGGTGCCGGCCGGGGTGCCCGGCGGCGTGCGCGAGTCGCTGGCCGCGGCGGTGGACACCGCGTCCGGGCTGCCCGCCGGACCGGCCGGGGAGCTGCTGGTGGCGGCGCGGGAGTCGTTCACCAGTGGGCTCGCGGTGGCGTCCGGGATCGGGGCGGTGCTGCTGCTGGCGGCGGCCGGGGCGGTGTGGGTGGTGTTCCGGGACCATCCGTGA
- a CDS encoding antibiotic biosynthesis monooxygenase family protein, giving the protein MIARIWRGWAPATTADDYQRHYAAEVAGELRRVPGFRGARLLRVGEGDEVRFTSIVFFAGMDDVRAFAGPDLEWAVVAEPARRALSRWDEHVVHEEVALTITAG; this is encoded by the coding sequence ATGATCGCGCGGATCTGGCGGGGCTGGGCGCCGGCCACGACGGCCGACGACTACCAGCGGCACTACGCGGCCGAGGTGGCTGGGGAGCTGCGGCGGGTGCCGGGCTTCCGTGGGGCGCGGCTGCTGCGGGTCGGGGAGGGCGACGAGGTCCGGTTCACCTCGATCGTGTTCTTCGCCGGGATGGACGACGTGCGGGCGTTCGCCGGGCCGGACCTCGAGTGGGCCGTCGTCGCGGAGCCGGCCCGGCGGGCGCTGAGCCGCTGGGACGAGCACGTGGTGCACGAGGAGGTGGCGCTCACGATCACGGCGGGCTGA
- a CDS encoding RNA polymerase-binding protein RbpA — MGERMLRGSRLGAVSYESDRNTELAPRQTREYLCVKGHQFEVPFAVDAEVPTTWECKFDGSVARLVDGSEPEQKKAKPPRTHWDMLLERRSIAELEDILNERLQEVRTRRGR; from the coding sequence ATGGGCGAACGCATGCTGCGCGGCAGCCGTCTTGGCGCAGTCAGCTACGAGTCCGACCGTAACACCGAGCTGGCGCCCCGACAGACCCGTGAGTACCTGTGCGTCAAGGGTCACCAGTTCGAGGTTCCGTTCGCCGTCGACGCCGAGGTGCCGACCACCTGGGAGTGCAAGTTCGACGGCAGCGTGGCCCGGCTGGTCGACGGCAGCGAGCCGGAGCAGAAGAAGGCGAAGCCGCCGCGCACCCACTGGGACATGCTGCTGGAGCGGCGTTCGATCGCCGAGCTGGAGGACATCCTCAACGAGCGCCTGCAGGAGGTGCGGACCCGCCGGGGCCGCTGA